The Anoplopoma fimbria isolate UVic2021 breed Golden Eagle Sablefish chromosome 9, Afim_UVic_2022, whole genome shotgun sequence genome contains the following window.
GATTCCCTGATGCACAGACCCTTATAATCCATTACAATCAAAGAGGAAACGAGTTGGCCTTGTAGTCCTGCCTCTGATTGCAACGTCCTGCAGCTGGTGAAAGCAAAACAGGAGCTCACCTTAACAGTTAACTTGCAAGTCACCAAAATAGTGCTACATGTGAGAACTGAGCTGTGGTAAGTGGAAAcaatttatcttcatttcttCCCCAGTGTTTTTAGCTAGATTGAAAACAATTATTGTGGAGTCCACGTCAAGGCCCATTTCAATCTACCTGAAATGAATCCCCAAAATACGGTAACTGAAAATGGAATGTTTTACACAGAAAATGCCATAAATGCATTTCCGGACAGTATTGTTGTGTGCAGGTCTCTATGCTGGTGGACGATGGCAATGATGGCAGTTTGGGCAGCAGTGCTGATGACATGTGGAGTCTCCATAGGAATATCAAAGGTAGTGTATAAAGAGGGTAGTGGCTTGCTTTACTGTGACTATTGTGTACGGCCTTTGTGGGTAAGATGTCACCAAGTAAGATTTTTATTTCAGAGCTCTGCAGAACCTGGGTTAAAAGGTCAAGTTCCACTGGATTTGGCTCTGAACACTGTTGACGACATGTACGCTGGCTGCAAAGAAAAGATGGAGTACAGAGTGAAGAAGGAGTTTCTGGcgaatgagaaaaacaaagacaaaaatttCACCCTGGCCTGGGGCGAAGCAGAAAAATACTACAACAAAAAATGGAAGCGTAAGAATGGAAAGCGACCTTCCACCTCTCTGGGGAAAGAACAGATCATGGCTATTTATGTTTACACCCTCGACAATCCAAAAATCTATCTTGATTTTAACTACGCAGTTCGAACCCAGAAATCTAAGTACAAGACCACATTTAGGTATCACACACTTCACTTTTTCCTGACTGACGCCCTCCAAACTCTCAACACTCGCAAACCGGAAAAGGAAAGATGTCTCACTAGCTACCGCAGAGTCAACAGCTACTTTAGCCAAGATGTTCTCAACAAGGTGATACGCTTTGGCTCTTTTACCTCCAGCTCAATGGGTTGGTACCCCAGTGCTGAAAGATTTGGAGACAAGTCATGCTTTGAGATTATCACATGCTTTGGAGCAGACGTCTCTCTGTTCTCTAAGCTCGGGGAGTCTGAGAGAGAAGCCCTGATTCCTCCTTATGAGGTATTTAAAGTCACAAAGATTGAGAGGAGATCTGGCCAGAAGAGTCTTCTGTGTGAGGTGGTCTATAAACTGAAAAGCACAGGAAAACACTTTCAAATTTGAATTGTGCTCTTTTCTGATATAAGCAGTCCTACACATTTAACATATAACAAAGCatgcaaaataatataatgGGTTGAGAAACCAGAACAGTGATTTCACATTATGCTCAAAATTCATTTGGATATGATTTAAATAATGCGTGATGGGATTTTTCTTGATATAGACATAGGAAACCGcagtattttcacatttgaatgaCTAAAATTTCAAAGTCAAATAGTTACATGTGAAGAGATTTAGAAAATTATTGGAATTAAAATCGATATTATAGTTGATCTGTTTTCTGTTGTGTCTATTTCACCTGAACTTAACTTAATCTATCAAAgaataaaattgtaaaaatcctgtcaaatgtaataaaatatccTTTGTGTTCACCAATTGTGCCTGTTggtcaaatgtgttttatattgttttgcatATAGACATACATAGTCAAAGTAAAATGACTTGATAGGTTGAGCTCCCAGCTGTGATAGGAAATGCCCTGAAGCTGATGTCAGACATGAGCCAACCCTAGGGGTTGCATGAGCTCATGCAAATAATGTAGCACACAAGTCACCGGTATTAGTATGTGAAATATAACCTGTTCATAGTCTTTATTTCTTCCCTTATTTGTTTGATCATATTCCGAAGCAAAAAGTGTGGGAGGAAACCTGCTTTTGGTTTTAGGAAGGGAggtgaaagaaaacatcaaataaatcaaatgaaaatgttaccAATGTATAAGTGTCCTCCCTCCTGCTATTTGCATTCTCAAGCAGTAATAGAGGAAGAAAGAGTCAAATATGTTCACTGTAAATCAAATGATATGCACAGAAAATTAAAGTATTGTTTactgaaaactaaaataaataaatattttaactgtGGCCCCTACCAGACTTTATTCTGTGAAACACTCTGTTGTTGATTGTGATTGTCTGACATTTGTGAACCCAGAGTTCTATGGGACCAAATTCAGTAATCATTGCACTTCACTTTTATTCTGACTTATGAAGTTCAactctttggcttttttttttatctgtgcaAGACAAAATACAGAACATGAATATACAATACTGGgaatattgtgtattttttgaaaCACTTTCAAACATCAATCAGAAAGATGTCTGACTGCACAGATTCTTTAGTCAAGCTCTTATCTCCAGCTCAATGCATTAATACTCCCCATAATGATCCGTGGTATGGTCATGATTCTCTTGCAAAACTGGTTCCTCCTTATTATAGGAACCTAATAAGGCATCTTACTGTGTCTTACACCCAATGTGTTCAGTGAACACTGCAGAGACAAACTATGCCGCTACATTGAAGGGTGTTTGTGACTCCACAAATTGTTTCCTGGAAACACTGTTTCCAGGTTTCTATTTTAATTGAGGGTGGCAATGGTGAAAGTCTAGTCCGCAGTGTTAATCACCTGCAATATTCCATATGTAGCGTATATGCTGAATGATGGCTTGCTTAAGTGTAACTGCTGTAGACTATATCTGGAGGTAAAATGACCGCAACATAATTTGCCCTTatgtcagttattttttttaaagcactccGCTGAACCTGGGTTAAATGGCATCCTTCAAATGGACGAGGCTCATAACAGTTCAGAGAAATGAGATAAACAGAGACAGCAACTTCAATAAAATGCTGCCATAGAAATACACGAaggatgttttttctaaatgtacaGTTGACTTTTCACAAGTTAAAATAAAGTGGAGCACACTGTGTATCTTGCATCCACTTGCTTACTCTGTAATGGTTTGGCTTGGGGTTATATATCCTCTCCTCTACCTTCGCAGGGCTGGGAAACCCCAGGTGAGAAATTATGTATGTCTCAATTGTTTTCAGGTGTAGCTTCACTTGAAATAATTTATAGTAACTGAGGTTGCTGTTCCGCCTTTTCTCTGCCATTGATCATTTCAACGGAATTGTaattgctaggcaacagcttgggtccatgtttacttcccataagctgatgtcattcacatacactgcaacaggaaataaactgggacacatttggAACATTGAGTAGATACCAGCCCTGCTCTGCACTTTATTAAGAAGCTTTGAATGCTCttgtgcttttttaaaacagcCTTCAAAATGACAAAGTGAGCAAACAACAGTCACAAATCAAGATTGCATTACAGCTGTGTGTATACGATGTCATGTGAAAGCAGCCacataattttctttttctttgtaaacaTTTGGTATCAGATGAACCAATATATGTGCACTGCAAgtagtttttaaaataaagttatataagTGTTTCTATTGAAGTTATACTTTCTTCTCTTCATCACTTACATTTCGTTAACATTATATTACAtggcagtttgtttttaaaagctaCATATCTACATTGACTCCATATTTTACACTACTGGTACACCAAATAGAAACACCTGTATaatttatatacaatatactGAACactctaaataaaaacatgaaatatgtgaaaatgtttgaTAGCGTAAAccagttgtttgtgtgttgactCAGTTCTATGGAAAGTTTTGGGGCTGTACACTATGGTAGTGGTGGTCCGCATTAATAATTTTTCTATAATTTGTTCATCTTCCTATAGATAGAGAAACAATAATATTAGAAACATCTGGCAATGCAATGCAATCAATTACAAAACAAACTACATCCACAAATGCACAGCGAGTggattacacaaacacacacaatataagTAAGGAGAGACAGGGACACAAGTAGGAATGGCTTTAGCTCCGAAACAAACCATGGAtgaattcttattttcatatgATTAGtccccaaaaaaatcataataaatattatgtcacatttctgccaatagattaTGCTTCACACTGTCACttcaaaattaataaaatacttcAATCCAAGCTAAGTTTTAAACTGGAGTTTCTTGCGGGGCAGTTTAGGCCTACAAAATGTAacttattcaatttaaattagCAGAGGTAAAATTGAATAAACCCAAAATCTAAACCCCAGAAAGCAAATTAGATAGTCTGAATTATTTATGATAGTTCCATTGAAAATGTAGTTCTCAGCCTCCTCTTATTTTAAAGTTCAGATCTTTCCAAATTTGGATAGAATGGTCAGTTTTAGACAAGTCAAGTCTattgtatgtacctgtatgtaaCTGTAACCATCTAAATACAACTCAGTTGTAAAACCAAACAGAAattgaaatttaatttattttattagagcAAAACTTTTATATAACCTTTTAGACTCTCACAAGACTCACCACTTATTTAATGcctacaatatatatataaagctatAAAGTAAAAACTGACCATGTAAGTAAATACattctaaaatgtaattcagagaagatatatttatattaatcaaATGAAGATGATATAAAGTGTGACCCTTTGACTGACTTATTTTTACGTatgatgttaaaataatatatattgtagaTAAAATAATTAGCTGGTGACTTAACTATGAGTCATTCAATGGTAGACATCTtcagtatgttagcatgctatactatgttgAATAAACTCCAGTTGAAGTATAAATACCTGTGTTACTCCCACTTGTCAGTAATGAACATTCATGCACAAAATAAAGCTAATCTATTGCATATCCTCCTGGTTCAGCCTTTCAGAGTAAAAACTAAACTCCCAATCAAACTGAGaggagaaactgaaaaaaagagatcagCATCAAAAGCCAAAAGAGAATACCACTGAGCTGATCACAACTTTGAATGTAGTGCAATATAAttgcattataaatattaatattttagtaTATTCAAGAAATATACCTGATTACAGACCACAGTTATTTACGTCCTGCTGGGGGTAAGGTAATGCACAAATGTACATCAGATGGGAAGTCCTTGTGTTTGTAATCAACTGCAGTTCTCTAACTAAACATGGAAATTACAATGAGCTTTATGCAAAAACATCACTcaagaataataaagttttGCATGGTCAGTTGCTATTATCAGAGTTACACAACCACCTGTTTGGTAAGCTGCTTTACCCTTTACCTAATAACATCTTAATAGAAGAAGAAATCTTcaaattaatgtatttgtttgcatGGACACTGGGTTTCCAGGCACGGCTGTACAATCTCAgccaactatatatataattacacCAATATTGTAATATTCACATCTCAAGATTTATATCCAATGACAACATTAAGAGCCAATGCAGGTGTAACCCTATGCAGAATCCTGCACGCTCATTAAACTCAAATTAAATACATTGAgttgaaacaattatttttctcatcattAGCACATCATTAGCCAACACGAACATAAATGAAGCACTAAAATCTATTGTAGGAATGCACACAATTTATTGTACAGTTTATCTGATacatccaataaaaaaaaatcttaatttaagcAAAAAAAGACGCCACTACGTCTGTTTACAGTATTGATCCAGCAGTTTTTGAGACATGAGCATCAACACATCAGTTAAAATAAGAGAGCTATGGTATATTCTTGCAAACGTGTGCTTTGCACTGCCACACTTTACATTATACTACATAgaacatatacatgtataaacaTGCTGACAGTCATAGTTAGAGCTTCCTGAAGCAGAACAGTTTTCCGGCCCTGTGGAGGTAGAGGAGGGGCTGAAGAAACCCAGTAGCTAAAGCCAAGCTTGTGCTAATGATGAAGGCTTTTGAAAACTGATTGGTCGTCAAGCAACATTGCAGTGGAATAGCAGCCATAGCCAAAAAGAAATGAGTGGACAGGGAAATCATGTTaagcaaaattattttaaaggcCCTCCTCTTCATTGTgttactcttcttcttctctttgactTTTTCTCCCGGCCCGGGGCGTTTCAGAGCCCTGAGAaccgagcagcagcagaaaagtaTCAATGAGAAGATGATAAAATTCTGGATGAAAAACCCATAAAGATACAGATTATTGTCATAGGTGTATATTGAGTAGATGCAGGAAACCAAGGTAATCATCcagacaacacaacaacaggCCACCTTGTACCTCAGGTGTTTAAACCCAAGATATAACACAGGGTGGACGACCCCAACATAGTAGTCGACACAGATGCAACATAAGAAGAGGGGACGGGCTGTAAAGAGGAGGCCACGTGAGAACATTAAGAATTTAACACCAAAGTTTAAatcaaactgtaaataaacataaaagcaCATGCAGAATACAGCAACAACGATCTCAGATATAGCCAGAttgagagagaggaagtctgAGGCCAAAGTCTCTCTGGCTCCTTCGAATATCAGCCACATGACATAAACATTCAAAGGAAGACCCAGGATGTTGTTGGCTGTAGCTGAACCCACGGTTAAATCCACAAGAAGAGGTCTTTGATGAGAAgaagtggtgttcattttttGTCTGTAAAGAGGAAGAGACAACTTCAGAGGTTCTAACCTGGACGTATTGTTTCTTTGATTTTGTGATTATAACTACAATGTAAATAATGCACAATAACCGTTTGTCAACAACAAGACTTCACAACAATTTAAGATAATTCAACAAATTTACAACTTTAAACTAGAGCTACACAATTCTTGATTCAAACCTGGTACAGAGTGGAGCAGTGTTCTGGTCAAGCAGCAGTGAAGTGAAGTTCGGAAATGATGGCCGAATAGCATTAGAAGCTCTTATTACTTGGTTTACTGTTGTCATaatcaaatacacaaaaaaaacaacaatcagtgAACAGGCAGGGAAATTTTATTCCATAACAAAATGTTTCCAGGTTGTGCCCTGACTTTTCCCTTCTGTTTGCTGGTCTAAAGTCaattattttttagtttttttggtgtAGGCCAAcatcataaatcacaaatttgcctcagagggcttcacaatctgtacagcGTATGACATTCTCATTCCTTGGACCCTTGCGTTGTAAAAGGAAAAGCTACCCCCCCCAAAccggagagaaaaaaggaagaaattcAGGGAGAGCAACGGAGGAAGGATCAGTTGGATGGTCAGAAGTGGAATAGATGTTATATGtgcagaatgaacaacatacaTAATCAATccatatgaaataaatatacatagaGATACATATAAAGATACTGTACATATAATGGAAGAAGTAATGGCAGTATTAGCACAAATAATAACAGAAGTAATAATAGACTACTAATGATAACAGCAGCATTGGACATGATAGAATAATAAGGATAATACAagcattaataatataaatgtgatagataaaaaaaggaataaaaataataataagactaATAACAAGAAtaacaatactactactactactactacttctactactacaactactactaacaataataataataataatattgataataataatatgaataataataatatgaataataataataattattataataataatagcagccactgtgataaaaaaaaagaaaaatagatgggcgtctgaagcgctccgtcctgctctttggtggaATGAGCCGATGACTGAATGAgttgcccagctgccacagttcctcatggagagggtgagagggattgtccaggatggctctgagtttggccttcatcctcctctcacccgctgactccagactgtccagctccagacccaccacagagctggctttcctcaccaacTTGTTAAGTTTGtcggcatctccagtcctgatgccaccaccccagcacaccaaagcaaagaagagggcgctggcacagccatccaccctgacgtactgtggccggcctgtgaggtagtctgtgatccaggaagtggtgtcggggtgcaggttcatctccagcagcttctctctcagtagggagggctggatggtgttgaaagcactggagaagtcaaagaacatgactctcacagtgcttccctgcttctccaggtgagagagggccttgtgtgtagatgatggagtcctccacccttCATCTCATTATATATTTGTAGTCCATTTAGCAAGTGGATTCCTGCCACAGAAATACATGTCAgctgatgtttttcatttgcaggGTTTATTTTTCACAAGCTTCGGCTGTCGTGACATACACTAGTACTACTGCACTCAATGTGTCCATTACAGCAGCTGcagacatttaataataataataataatcaatcctttattagtcccacaatggggaaattatttctctgcatttaacccatcctggaggagcagtgggctgcaatgaagcgcccggggagcaacttggggcatgttgccggtagaggggtttgaaccaccaaccttgtggttacgggacaagcgctctacctcatgtgccacagccgcccagtgTCTGTTGTAGTTTTTTGGTTGACTGCTTCCAACACCTGTAGGTTTGCATATAGGACCACGGCCGTGCTTCATCTCTGTTGTGAACATGTAAAGCAGTGTTGCACGTACCTTTGGAATCATTTCTCTTGCAAATCATGTCAGCGAAGAGAAAATAGACACCTCATATGAGTCGCTGTGACAGTTCtggataattaaaaaatatcattatgAAGACACCATATGAAGTGATCAATTGCATTTCTAATGTGATATGAAAGATAATATTATGTGTATAGCTAGACAACTAGAGTATAAGACACTTTAAGTCAAGTGTTATGGCAGAAGTAGAAGGAGCCGATCCAAGAGATCCCATAGCTCTCATTAAACACATTCAGTGTACACAAGTCAGCTGATTTGGACGTTTCTTGATATCATGTATGtgtttaaacactttttttttgccaggaaAGGTCATTAGAGTTGAGCCTTAGGTCAATTGTCAATTTATTTGATGGGAAAGCAATAACAGTACACAGTGtcttataaatatgaaaaagggATTGCTTAATATCTGGGTTCTGCAGTTATGCAAGTaatgaaattgtattatttgAAGAGCTGTTGATATTGTTCTCCAACTTGTTGGGTAGTAAAAAGATGTTGGAGCAGCTTGTTGAAAGTCATAAAGTGTGTTAAAGATACTACAAGGAGCTTTTAAATGGTAATGAAATAGTCTCAATTCAGTACTGATGTATCAgtaggcacgggagaaccagaaccaggactggtCAGACCCAGTAAAATAAGAGGTTTACTAAAAGGAATCTGGAAATATTACCGCCTTTgtccgccaaaatcaacacaaaatgagagTTGAGTGTCTATTTATGAGGTCTGTTCAACATGTTTAAgtgtatgaatatgtaaaaatatgCATCCGCCCTTGTGCTGAAACTGTAACCTAACAGAAGCGGCTTCAGCACTCACAACCTCCAGGTAGTAGAAACTGTATTTTACACTATTAGAATGTTAAATAATGCATGGTATGTGTATCTTAAGTAATAGAAAAATGACTTGAACGCTCAATGTAACTAATTACATGAATAATGACATTCTCAGTTaggtagttgtttttttaaacaaaaaaaaattaagaaaacttCTAATAGaaaaaatctaatctaattaaataaaagactattatactacttttattttgcgTTTTGCACTATACAGCATTTGTGTGTGCGGTTGCTTATGttatttaatgacatactatgacttaaacatttacagtgtgagagtgacagtgtgtgtattACTGTATATACATCCAAATCAATAATTTGTTCAGTGTTCCATGTTCATTACTGTATCTATCATCGGGCTGATCTTGAACGTTTGCACCATCAACCAAACAGCCATAATTCCACCATGGGTATCACCTGAAGAAAAGTCCATGGAGACCGTGACGGACATTCTGATAGGAGTTGCATATGTGGCAAACCTTCTCTTTGGTCTTCCTGCCAATGGCTACGTCCTGTGGCTTATAGTTATCAGATGACAAGAGAAAATAGTTTCTGATTTCATTCCTCTCTACCAGATTGTGGTTGAATCCCTTCTGTATATTTATCATAACAGGTTTATTACAACCCATGCTCTATCTTTATAGGGTGGGGAAACTGCACATTAAATGCAATTGCCAGTAAGCAGATATTTTGgtatttgttaattatttggTTTAGAACATCTGTCTTAAAATTACTAATATACTGGTGTGATACACATTATGTGtttgatatgatatatatttataaaatgtcctTAAGTtgctttattataaaatgttagaAAGGTGTTTATTGGTGTTTTATGTCATTGCATCCCACCAGTTTCTTTGTAAGAAAAttaaaacttgaaaatgtacagcatgtacatttttatttttactgtgcacacaagcacacatatacacaataccaacacacacacagcac
Protein-coding sequences here:
- the LOC129096236 gene encoding NAD(P)(+)--arginine ADP-ribosyltransferase 1-like — its product is MAMMAVWAAVLMTCGVSIGISKSSAEPGLKGQVPLDLALNTVDDMYAGCKEKMEYRVKKEFLANEKNKDKNFTLAWGEAEKYYNKKWKRKNGKRPSTSLGKEQIMAIYVYTLDNPKIYLDFNYAVRTQKSKYKTTFRYHTLHFFLTDALQTLNTRKPEKERCLTSYRRVNSYFSQDVLNKVIRFGSFTSSSMGWYPSAERFGDKSCFEIITCFGADVSLFSKLGESEREALIPPYEVFKVTKIERRSGQKSLLCEVVYKLKSTGKHFQI